GAGAAATCCTGCccttgaattaacccttaactgAAAATAGAGATTTAGCTATGAATAGTTATGAAGAACAATATTTTTCTATTGTAGAGAGAGAACCTAAAAGAAGAACTACTAAAACTAAAACTGAATACCCAAACGTAAAGTCTGATgtttaagtaataaaaatcaCGATGGCCAAGGTGAACTCATCAAAAGTAGTAGGATGCTCAAATTTTTTTAGGTGTGAAACCTTGGGTTTGGAAGACCCGTCATCTTCCTCCTCTCTAAGACTGCCTTTCTTGCTGGAGCTCTTACCTTTACCGAGAGGTCCAAGCTCGAACTATGGTGGAAAAAAGGGAAGATGAGCTTGTAAACGAGGGAAATGAAACAGAGAAAAAAAACGAGAAGCTTGGAAAACTTAAGAGAAAGAGAAATGGCAGGATAAGATGAAATAACAAAGAAGAAGGAagataaagaaaaggaaaactaAAAGACTCAGAAGACAATTAAAGCGTCTCTATCATAGGAataaacactaataattaaagaaGCCGCCAAAACACAATATCCTAGAGCCATCCCCCAACTGACACATCggcagaaacagaaaaaggctaTATGAggattccaaaaaaaaaaaataaagacttGGAGCCAAATAACAAAATACACATTCCTTAAAaagatttattatataatcCTGAAAGAATGTCTTAAATGACTAGGTGGTGGGGGACATCTGATATCAGGCTAAATGATATCACGTGCGCGACGTCCTCACCATCCTCATAGCGGCCCATGCCCAAAAAGTGATAAGGGCCCAAACGCATCCAAGACGATCCCAACCTCATGTCAACAGGTCAAAGACGGTTAGTGCGGCCCAAGCACAAACAAGTGGCAGCCCATCAGCCGACGTCCAAATCTTTAAGCCTTAACACATCAAAAGACCTTCTAGAATCCTGCAGGATAAAAGATTCCTCCCAGGATTCGAAATCCTTGAGGGATAAGAAATCCTAAGCTTATAAGGATTTCTAAGGAGTTGACAACCTTAACACCTAATCATGCACTataaatacacatatatatgcACAAAGTTCGGTACGTTAACTATTATCTCTAAACTAGTCCATTCCCTTCCATTCGATCCTAACTCAGAAACTGACTTAGACATGGGAGCGGGTTTGTCGGACTCTGGTCCTATCTGACCTGCATATTGTTTTGTAGACTCGAGTACGACGTTGGATCATTAACACCATCTTGGCACGTGACTGAGTTCAGGTAACAAGTTATCAGTaacaaaagtaaaaaataaaaaagttatggAAATTAAATATACCATTTTTTAAGGATCTATttattttacctactgtttgttgttggaaaaatctacttttccaaaaagcaaggATTCCCtccttttgtaaaaagctatttttcaaAGGTAAACATGCGATCCCTAACCAAATAtctaataaaacaaaaatatgaaaaagaacAACCAAACAAGGTCTAAATATACCATCTTTTTcctttgggttaaggtgcaaaaatgcccATATCATTGACAGTAAagagcaaaaatacccttaacgtaaaaaatattacaattaaaggtctaacgttgataatttggttCGATTTTAGACAAAACTAACAGATGTCTACACTCAGTTAATCTTTCCGTTTTCTGTTATTGCAGGTCTTCCATCTAATCAAAATCCACCTTCATCTCATTCAAACTCAAAATACCCGAAATCCCTAACCCAATGCTCCTAATTCACATTGATTTCAAGTATCTGCATATTTCATCCTCAATTTTGATTCACTTGATTTTCATTTGATGTCACTTTGATTCTGTTCGTCCTTTATACAGTTGACTTcgatttgttaaaaaaaaatcgacCTCTGCCAGTACGGCTCTCTTTTCACCATTCCTGTTACATCGTtttgaaaatgtgaaataaCTTGGTTCAGAGATTTTCAGAAGATTTATTGCAGAAATCCGTGAACGGTGAGCTGCAACTAGTTCACAGTAGACTTTGGCGTGTATTTGTAACAATTATGCCGCTTTCTGGTATGTTTTATCAGCGAGGCAGCTAAGGtttgaaattgtttatttgagAAAGCAAAAAAGATGGAATGAATTGAAAGAGGAAGCATTAAAGCTACTGTTAAGGGATTTCTACATTGATTTGGgaattttgagtttttatgttttgattGAGATAAAATTGATGAAgctgaattttgatgataggtAGAGGAAGAAAACGGAAAATTAACTGTGTATAGATCTGTTAGTTAGTGTTGTCTAAAATTGAACCACATTATCAATGTTAAGTCATTAATTATACGATTTTTGGATATTATTGCTTCTTGCTCTCAATCATaggggtatttttttttttttttgcaccttatccgtTTTCCTTTTAACCAATAACATTTCTTACAAACACGTACCACCTAGATTTATTTGTAGGGTAAGTTACACccatgaccattgaactttacccattttcatattatggtcaccgaacttcatttctttccggtatgaccactgaactttacactttttaataccgaTGGCCgttcaacgcctcaaaacgactattgacggttaaaaataaaaaatacaaagcgttaataatattctaagaaactttagttcttgaaattttttgttttgaggtcatttagatgttgtttggttaggagagagaaaactccaaaaaatgtgattttcgaaaataaaaaatgtgggttcatggtaaatgtcgttctgaacaactttaattcttgaatattttcattttgaggtagTTAACGattgttaacggtcattttgagaagttagttaaaattgagtggccaccgatattaaaatgtgtaaagttcaatgactaTACTGgtaagaaatgaagttcaatggctataatgtgaaaatgggtaaagttcagtggccattgaTGTACTTTACCCTTTATTTGTATGTCTTCGAACTCCCTCATCATTGCTGATCAGATTCTTACACACCAAATGGTCAACCGGCACATCTTCTCTGTCCAAACCCGTTATAACCAACTTTCATTACAGACGGCGCGTGTGTACCACGTTCTACTTGCGTCTTTATTTATACTTCCCCCCAGCAACGAAGCATTATTGAAATTGTTTACCGGTTCATATTAAACTTAAATCCCCGATGCGCATTGCGCACCCTCCTCCGTCTCTCATATCTCCTCTCGATCAACGTTTTCTCCATTTTCCTTCTACAAAGCGATTTCTCTCATTTCACCCTCTGAAACAGCGAACTCCGGCTAATCTAGCCTTCACTAGAAAACTACGAAGAAGCTTCACTCCTATTTCAATGGCGGACACCACCGCGATCTCGCCTGACGAAGATACCAAATTTGGTTTCACTCGAACTGAGATGTATAAGACCAACCTGGCCGGAACTATCAGTGAGCATGACCGCCACGTCTTCCTTTGCTTCAAGAATCCTGAAACGTGGCTCCCACGCGTTGAGGAGTCCGAGACTGATCCCCTCCCCAAACTATTATCTTCCGCTGTCAAATCTCGTAAGGGCGACTTCACTGTTAAGGTACTTATAATTAACTTTGGCTTTCTCTCTTTTGTTCtaatttgattttcttttttgaaattttgttAGCTTCATTTAGTATTGTTttcttttgctttgctttgctgTTGATTTTGTTTTACTGTTTCTCTAGACGAACGTAACTATCTGCGAGGGAGGCGACGGCACTGAGTTTGAAAATGGTGACATTTTGATATTTCCTGATATGATAAAATATAAGTGAGTTTCCGGTGATCTATTACTGTAGTTCTTCGATAATTCTTTTGAGATTGGGGGTTATGCATGGTTTATTCTTAGTTCTTCGACAAAATTTTCATAGATCGAGGTCGACTGAATGGTCAGCACATTTGTACTTAGGGTCCTATCTTGGTGTTTCTCTTTGTTGAATTAGATTTTTGTATTTCAGGGAATGGTTGGCCTCCTGAAGCTCTATCGAGAATATGGTTTAGGATGAGCTTTCCGCATTCTATGCTTCTAATTACACTCTGAACGAATTTGTTAGGATAATACTGAAAAACTATGTTGCAAGCAAAATTTAATGAAACCTAAATTGACTAATTTAGGATTTTTGTTCTATTATTTAGAGATTTATTTATAACTTGCTAAAGAATCAGGAGTTactctccaaaaaaaaaaaaaaaaaaaaaaaagaatcagGAGTTATTAGCATCTGATTGTTTCTATGTTATTTTAAAGCTTTCTAATTCTAAGTACCTTATAAAATTTCATCTTTATATATTGTGCACCAATTTTGAGAATATTCCCAAGCGAGCTTGTTCGGGTGTAAtatgatttactttttgttgTTCAAATTGAGAGACTACTATTTGAAATTACCGAAGTCAAGTGATTTTAGCACTTCGTCTATTTCTATATATGcgtgtatatatattttctctgTTGTAATATGTAAGTATAACGTTCTCTTGAAAATACTGAAGAGATTGATTTCAGTCATTTTTTAAAGCTGTATCTCTTAATTATGACACTTTGTCAATTTGCAACTAAAGGGGTCTGAAGGATTCCGATATCGATGGTTTTGTTGATGATGTGCTTGTGAATGGCAAGCCATGGGCTTCTGGAGTTCAGGAGGTGCTCACTGGTTCACATATCTTTGTATGCGCTCATGGTAGTCGGGATAAGAGATGTGGTGTTTGTGGACCAATTCTTATTGAAAAGCTCAACGAGGGGATTGAATCTCGAGGGCTCAAGGATCAGATTACTGTTAAAGCGTGCTCTCACATAGGAGGCCATAAATATGCTGGGAACTTAATTGTCTATAGTCCAGACTCTGAGGGAAAAATTATGGGTCATTGGTAAGATTTGGACCTCTTCCTATCCTTTAATGGTTCAAATTACTAGGGATGTTGATAATGTTCTGTTCTTACAGGTATGGTTATGTCACTCCTGATGATGTGCCTGAAATTTTGGATCAGCATATTTCGAAGGGAATTGTGATAAAACGGCTTTGGAGGTTtgtttttgtgtgtgtgtgtaaatGCCTATATTATTCACATGGTTATTCTTTTCAGATGTTTATTATGGCTAACGTTATTTACTTCCAAATTTGCTTATTGTTGTGTTGTATGGACATTTCATTCTCTTTCTAAATTGATTGACCTAGTAAATGCTCTTTTTGCTCCAATTTTGCTGCACTTGGTGACTTTTAGACTGATCTTGATTGTTGTTCAGTATGAAGGGCATCAATTCTTCATATTTAGTTCTCTTAGTTCTCTTCTTGCTAATTTGTTTATATGAGCAGAGTCATGAATGTTTTGCTCAAGCCTCTGTCTCCAAGTCCAAATCCAAATCCACTATTAACTTTGTTTTCTTGATGTGAAGTTTCTGGAAGTTGCGCCTTTTTGACCTTGTATTTCACTTGCTTTACCCATTGTCTTAGGCATGTATGGTGCTAATATATGGCATGATTACCTCTTTGCTTGCCAGAATGGGCTAATCGTTTCCATAAGATCAACAAGTTGCTATGGTTCAGTGTGCTTGCATTTTAGCACAAACAATTTGCTTCTTGTtcctatgtggatgcaaatgcTTTATTCATATCTTTAGCATCATTTAATGCATTTGGGGAGCATGCAtttacaataatcaattacaggGGTCAAATGGGGCTATCTGTTCAAGAAATGACTGAGCAGAAGCTTCCAAATGGAGAAGACGTAAAGGACAGCAAAAAACATGATGAAAGAAACACTGAAGTCATTAAAGAGAATGGTAAGAAACATGAAGAAAGTAACACTGAAGTCATTAAAGAGAATGGTGGCTGTTG
The sequence above is drawn from the Euphorbia lathyris chromosome 6, ddEupLath1.1, whole genome shotgun sequence genome and encodes:
- the LOC136232457 gene encoding altered inheritance of mitochondria protein 32, translating into MRIAHPPPSLISPLDQRFLHFPSTKRFLSFHPLKQRTPANLAFTRKLRRSFTPISMADTTAISPDEDTKFGFTRTEMYKTNLAGTISEHDRHVFLCFKNPETWLPRVEESETDPLPKLLSSAVKSRKGDFTVKTNVTICEGGDGTEFENGDILIFPDMIKYKGLKDSDIDGFVDDVLVNGKPWASGVQEVLTGSHIFVCAHGSRDKRCGVCGPILIEKLNEGIESRGLKDQITVKACSHIGGHKYAGNLIVYSPDSEGKIMGHWYGYVTPDDVPEILDQHISKGIVIKRLWRGQMGLSVQEMTEQKLPNGEDVKDSKKHDERNTEVIKENGKKHEESNTEVIKENGGCCQGVNGFSCCRDVGASEEIKLNESKKGQVKLSSLIASLDQSNVYAAVGVVGAVATIAVAYSIYKRSG